CGGGCGCGGACGGCGCTCGACGACGCGTGGGACGCGACGCAGCCGGTGCTCGACGCACAGGACGCGCGCGCGCCCCTCACGGCGAGCCCGACGCCGTCGGGGGACGCGGACGGGGCCGACGAGGCGGAGGAGCCCGTGGTGCTCGTCGTCGTCTCCGACCTGCACTGCAACGTCGGGATGGCGCCGCTGATCGCGACGGTCGTGGAGCGTTCCGGGGCGGACGTCCTGCTCGACGCGGGCGACACGACCATGAACGGGACGGGGGTCGAGCAGTACTGCGTCACGACGTTCGCGCGCGCGGTCCCGGACGGCGTCGAGCTCGTGACCTCACCCGGCAACCACGACTCTGCGGAGACGTCGGCGGTGTACGCGCGCAGCGGCGCGCGCGTGCTCGACGGCTCGGTGGTCGAGGTCGACGGCGTGCGGATCCTGGGCGACCACGACCCGGCGCAGACACGGGTCGGGACGGGGACGACGGCGGGCGAGGAGTCGGCGCAGGACGTCGCGGAGCGGCTCACGCAGACGGCGTGCGACGACGAGGACGGCGTGGACCTGCTGCTGATCCACACGCCGCGCGTGGGCACCCCGGTGCTGACCAGCGGCTGCGTGCCCGCGCAGGTCTCGGGTCACATGCACCAGCGCATGGGCCCGGCGGTGGTCGGCCAGGGCGTCCAGTACGTGAGCTCGAGCACGGCGGGCGCGACGCTCGGCCAGCCGACGGTCGGACCGCTCAACGGCACGGCGGAGATGACGGTCCTGCGGTGGGACCCGGGCACGCGCCGCGTCGTCGACTACCAGCTCGTGCAGGTCCGGCCCGACGGTTCCGCGTCGGTGAGCCCGTGGTTGCAGTGGCCGACGCCCGCGCCCACGCCGATGCCGCGCGGCGGCGCGAATCACCCTTCACCGATGTGACCGACGTCACTTAGGGTGGGGATCGCGAGTGGGGCCATGGTCGTGGCACACCGCCTCCCCTCGCACCAGCCGAACGTGCGCTGAGGGGGGAAGGCGTGGGAGAGCAGGTGGGTGCCGCACCGGCGCGGACCCGAGGCCGTCGGGCGGCGGCCGTCGTCGCCGCCGTGCTCGCGGTCGTCGCGTCGGTGCTGCTCGGCGCGGTGCCGGCGGACGCCGCGTCCGGCCAGGACAGGCTCCTCGCGGGCGAGACGCTCGAGCCCGGCCACGGGCTCGTGTCGGCCGACGGGACGCAGACGCTCGTGGTCCAGCCCGACGGCGACCTCGGCCTGTACGACGCCGAGGGCGTGCCCCGCTGGACGGCCGGCGCGACGGTGCCGGGCGCGCGGCTGACGGTCACCGCGGAGGGCGACGTCGTCCTCGTGGCACCCGACGGCGCGACCGCGTGGAGCACCGGGACGGCCGGTGCGGCGGGCGCGGCGCTCGTCGTGCGCGACGACGGGGACCTCGTCGTCGAGGCGCCCGACGGCTCCGTCGTCTGGGAGTCCGGCACGGCCGCGCTGCCGTCGATCCTCACGCCCGGCGGCGAGCTCGGACCCGGCGAGGCGCTCACGTCGCCCGACGGCCGGCACACGCTCCAGGTCCTCGACGACGGCGACGTCGTGCTGCTCGGGCCCGACGCGTCGACGCGGTGGTCCGCCGGCACGCACGAGCCGGGCTCGTCGCTCGTGCTGCGCGAGGACGGCAACCTCGTCGTCGCCGACCCGGACGGCCGCCGGTGGTGGCGCAGCCGCACCGCGGGGCACCCGGGCGCGACGCTCGTCGTGCAGGACGACGGCGACGTCGTGCTGTGGGACCCGGACGGCACGCCGCTGTGGTCGTCGCAGACGGCGATCGGGCCGGCGCGGCTCGACGCCGGGGCGCCGCTCGCGACCGGCCAGGACCTCGGGTCGCCGGACGGGCGGCTGCGGCTGCGGCTCGACGAGTCGGCGCTCGCGCTCACCTACGACGGGCGCGTGGTGTGGTCGGCGCCCACGGCGACCGGGCCGGGCGCGCGGCTGCTCGTCCAGGACGACGGGAACCTCGTGCTGTCCGGCGCGGACGGGACGCCGCTGTGGTCGACGGCCACCGCGGGCGGTCCGGGGTCGTCCCTGCGTCTCGAGGACGGGGCGGTCCTGCTGCTCGCGGCGACGGGCCAGGAGCTGTGGCGCGTCGACGTCCCCGCCGAGCTGCTCGTGCGCCGCGCGGAGCTGGCCACCGACTGCACCACGGTCGACGCGCCGGTCGCGGAGACGGACACGGTCGTCACGACGACCGGCGTGCGCGTGCACCCGTGCCTCGCGGCCGCGGTCGACGAGCTGATCCTCGCGGCGCGGGCCGACGGCATCGACCTGCACGCGTGGGGCTGGCGCAGCGGGGAGCAGCAGATCGCGCTGCGGGCGAAGAACTGCGGGGCGTCGGGCGTGTGCTACCCGCCGACCGCGCCGCCGGGGACGTCGCGGCACGAGCGCGGGCTCGCGCTCGACTTCACGGTCGGCGGCGGCGTCGTGCAGCGCGGGTCCGCCGCGCACCTGTGGCTGATCGAGCACGCGCCGGCGGCCGGGCTGGAGAACCTGCCGAGCGAGGCGTGGCACTGGAGCGTCGACGGGTGGTGACGGCGCGGGCGCGCGCGCCGCGCGCCCTACGCTGGTCGCCGTGAGCAGCCAGCCGACGCCCCCGTTGACCGCGGTGACGCAGGACTACCTCAAGGTGGTGTGGTCGGCGCAGGAGTGGTCGACGCAGCCGGTCACGACCAAGATGCTCGCCGCGCGCCTGGGCGTCGGGGCGTCCACCGTGTCGGAGACCGTGCGCCGCCTCGCCGACACGGGGTACCTGACGCACCAGCCCTACGGCGCCGTCGAGCTCACGGCCGAGGGTCGGCGGCACGCGCTCGCGATGGTGCGCCGGCACCGGCTCGTCGAGACGTTCCTCGTCGAGGTGCTGGGCTACGGCTGGGACGAGGTCCACGACGAGGCCGAGGTGCTCGAGCACGCGGTGTCCGACCTGTTCGTCGAGCGCATCGACGCGCAGCTCGGCCACCCGCGCCGCGACCCGCACGGCGACCCGATCCCCGGTCCCGACGGGTCGCTCGACACGCCCGAGGCGCGCGTGCTGTGGGAGGCCGAGCCCGGCCGGTGGGCCGTGGCGCGCATCTCCGACGCCGACCCCGAGCTGTTGCGCTACGTCGAGTCCGTCGGGCTCGTGCTCGACGCGCCCGTCGAGGTCGTCGAGCGGCGGACGGTCGCGGGCGTCGTCTCCGTCCGGGCGGGCGAGGGGCCCGACGCGGGCGGCGTCGACCTCGGGGAGGTCGCGGCCCGGGCGATCTGGCTGGTCGCGCAGTCCTGACCCGCCGGCGGTCCACCGCCGTGGCGCGCGGACGGTGACGCGCCGCACGGGTGTGCGGGCGGCGCCGTCGGCCGGCGGTGACGTAGGCTCGGAGCACATCCCGGAGCTGACGACGGCGTGACTCCGCCCCTGTGTCGAATCGATTCGTTCGGAGGACCGCCGTGGTTCTGACGCCCGCGCGCACCCGCGCCGCGCTGCTCGCGCTCGCGCTCGGCGGCTTCGGCATCGGGACCACCGAGTTCGCGACGATGGGGCTGCTGCCCGAGATCGCCGCGGACCTCGGCGTCTCCATCCCGACCGCGGGCCACGCGATCACCGCCTACGCGCTCGGGGTCGTCGCGGGCGCGCCCGTCCTCGCCGCGCTCGGCGCACGTGCGGACCGGCGCCGCCTGCTGCTCGTCCTCATGGTCGCGTTCACGGTCGGCAACGTGCTGTCCGCGTTCGCGCCGACCGCCGAGACGCTCGTCCTCGCCCGGTTCGTCGCGGGCCTGCCGCACGGCGCGTTCTTCGGCGTCGGCGCCGTGATGGGGACGGCCGTGGTCGGGCCAGAGCGCCGCGGTCGCGCGGTCGCGTCGATGATGGCCGGACTCACCGTCGCGTGCGCGGTCGGCGTCCCGCTGAGCGCGGTCGTCGGCACCGCCGTCGGCTGGCGCTGGGCGTTCGTCGGCGTGGGCGTCCTCGGGATCCTCACGCTCGCGGCGCTGCGGGCCTGGACGCCGACGCTGCCGCCGCTGCCCGGCGCGACCGTCCGCACCGAGCTCGCCGCACTCCGCAACCGGCGGCTCTGGATCGCGTTCGGTGCCGGTGCCGTGGGCTTCGGCGGCATGTTCGCCGTGTACTCCTACGTCAAGCCGCTGCTCACCGAGGTGACGGGTCTCGACGTCGGCGCGGTGCCCCTGGTCCTCGCGCTGTACGGCGTCGGCATGACCGCGGGCACGCTGCTCGGCGGACGGCTCGCCGACCGGTCGGTCCTCGGGACGGTCGTCGGAGGCATGGTCGCGACGATCGTCGTGCTCGTCGCGATCGCGCTCGTCGGCGCGTACCCGGTGCCGGCCGTCGCCGCGATCGTCATGCTCGGTGTCACGTCGCAGGTGCTCGGGCTGTCGCTGCAGACGCGGCTCATGGACGTGTCGCCCGCGGCGCCGTCGCTCGGGGCCGCGCTCTGCCACTCGGCGCTCAACCTCGGCAACGCCGCCGGCGCGTTCTTCGGCGGTCTCGTGATCGCCGCCGGGCTGGGCTACCTCGCGCCCGCGTGGGTGGGCGCAGGGCTCACCGCGCTCGGCCTGCTCGTCGTGCTCACGGTCGGTCGGTCGGCACCCCCGGCCGCGCCCGCCGAGGCCGTCGCCCGCGGGACGTCAGCGCCGGCGGCGCGTGCCGAAGAGGGTGCGCGTGATCTCGCGCCCGAGCTGAGTGCCCGCTGACCGCAGGAACGAGTCGAGCGGGTCCGACGACGACCGCGACGACCGTCTCGGCGCCGGCCGCTCGCGCGCGGCCTCCCGCTCGCGGCGCGCCGCCTCCTTCTCCGCGGCGGCCCGCTCCTTCTCCGCCGCGGCCTGCTCGCGCGCGGCCGCCCGGTCGGCCTCCGCGCGCTCCAGCCGCGCGGTCAGCAGCTCGGCCGCCGACTCCCGGTCGACCGTGACCCCGTACCGGGTCGCCGCGGGAGACGCCGCGACGAGGCTCGCGACCGTCGACCCGGGGGCCGCGTCCATCGACGCGCGCGGTGCGAGCAGCCGCGTCCACGCCACGGGTGTCGGCGCGCCGCGCTCGCCCAGCACGGTGACGACCGCCTCGCCCGTCGCGAGGTCCTGCAGGACGCGCTCCAGGTCGTACGTCGACGTCGGGTAGGTGCGCGCGGCGGCCCGCAACGCCTTCGCGTCGTCCGGGGTGAACGCGCGCAGCGCGTGCTGCACGCGGCTGCCGAGCTGGCCGAGCACGTCGGGCGGGACGTCCTTCGGGCTCTGCGTCACGAAGACGATCCCCACGCCCTTGGACCGGATGAGCCGCACCGTCCGCACGACCTGCGCGAGGAAGTCGTCGGACGCGTCGGCGAACAGCAGGTGCGCCTCGTCGAAGAAGAACACCAGGCGCGGCTTCTCGGGGTCGCCCACCTCCGGCAGCACCTCGAACAGCTCCGCCAGCAGCCACATGAGGAACGTCGAGAATAGCGCCGGGCGGTCCTGCACGCCCGGCAGCTCGAGCGCCGACACCACGCCCCGCCCGTCGGCGGCGGTCCGCAGCAGGTCCTCGACCTCGAACGCGGGCTCGCCGAAGAACGCGTCGGCGCCCTGCCCCTGCAGCGCGACGATCTCCCGCAGGATCACGCCGGCCGTCGCCTTCGACAGCCCGCCGATGCCCTCGAGCTCCGCCTTCCCGTCCTCCGACGTCAGCCACTGCAGCGCGGCGCGCAGGTCCGCCAGGTCGAGCAGCGCGAGCCCCTGCTGGTCCGCCCAGTGGAAGACGAGCCCCAGGCTCGACTCCTGCGTCGCGTTGAGCCCGAGCACCTTCGCCAGCAGCAGCGGCCCGAAGTCCGTCACGGTCGTCCGGACCGGGACCCCCTGCCCGAGGCCGCCCAGCGCGTACAGCTCGACCGGGAACGACGCCGGCGACCAGTCCTGGCCCAGCGCGCGCGTCCGCTCCGTCAGCCGGTCGGACGCCGCGCCCGCGACCGCGAGGCCCGTCAGGTCGCCCTTGACGTCGGCGACGAACGTCGGGACGCCCGCCGACGACAGCTGCTCGGCCATGAGCTGCAGCGTGCGCGTCTTGCCCGTGCCCGTGGCACCCGCGACGAGCGCGTGCCGGTTCAGCAGCCCCAGGGGCACGCCGACGCGCGCCGACGGCACCGGGGTGCCGTTCTCGACGAGCACGCCGAGGTCGAGCGTCGGCCCCGTGAACGTGTAGCCCTCGCGGACCGCGCGCACGCGTTCCGGCTCCGTGTCCGGCTCGACGTCCGGCGGTGCGGCGGGACCGGGACCGGCCGCGGGGGTCGCGTCCGCCGTGTCGACGCCCACCGGTGACGCGTCCGGTGGGCGAGCGTCCGTGGGCGCCGCGGCCGTCGCGGTCGGAGGGGCGGCCGGTGGGGTCGTCGTCGTCCCGGGGCCCTGACCGGCCGCGGCGCGCAGCGCGGCGACCTCGGCCTCCAACGCCTGCGCCTCGGCGCGTGCGGCCGCCGCCTCGAGCCGTGCCGCCTCCGCGGCCGCGCGGGCGGCCTCCGCCTCGACCGCGGCGAGCCGCGCGACGTCCGGGGTGTCGCCCATGGCGCGATCGTAGGAGCGGCACCGTCGCGCCGCAGGCGGAGGAAGGTCGCGGCAGGCGCCCTCGGGGCCGGTCGGCACGCGCCGGGCACCCGGGTGACCGGTGTGTGCGGGGCCGACGGGCGCGTCGGTAAACTCCTCGGGTGACGTCGCAGGACACCTCCGCCCCCGCCCCGACCAGCCCGTCGGGCGAGGTCCCGTTCCGCTACACCGCCGCCCTCGCGCAGGAGATCGAGCTCCGCTGGCAGGACGAGTGGCAGCGCCGCGGGACGTTCTTCGCCGCGAACCCGGTGGGCGAGCTCACCGACGGGGAGGGGCGCCTCGCGCAGGCGGGGAGCCGGCCGTTCTTCGTCATGGACATGTTCCCGTACCCGTCGGGTGCGGGACTGCACGTCGGGCACCCCCTCGGGTACATCGCCACCGACGTCGTCGCGCGCTTCCGTCGCATGCAGGGCGACAACGTCCTGCACGCGCTGGGCTTCGACGCGTTCGGCCTGCCCGCCGAGCAGTACGCCGTCGAGACGGGACAGCACCCCCGCACCACGACCGAGGCGAACATCGAGATCATGCAGCGCCAGCTGCGCCGTCTGGGTCTCGCGCACGACGCGCGCCGCTCGTTCGCGACGATCGACCCGGACTACGTGCGCTGGACGCAGTGGATCTTCCTGCAGATCTTCGAGTCCTGGTACGACGAGGACGCCGTGCGTCCCGACGGCGGCCGCGGCGCGGCCCGTCCGGTCGCGGACCTGGTCGCGGCGTACGAGGCGGGGCGTGCGCTGCCCGAGGGCGTCGACGGCGTCGCCGAGGGTGCGACGTGGGCGGACCTCGACGCCGTGACGCGTCGCCGCGTCGTCGACTCCCAGCGCCTCGCGTACGTCTCCGAGACGCCCGTCAACTGGTGCCCCGGCCTGGGCACGGTGCTCGCGAACGAGGAGGTCACCGCCGACGGGCGCTCCGAGCGCGGCAACTTCCCGGTGTTCCAGCGGAACCTGCGGCAGTGGAACATGCGGATCACCGCGTACGCCGACCGGCTGGCGGACGACCTCGAGCACATCGACTGGCCCGACAAGGTCCGCTCGATGCAGCGCAACTGGATCGGCCGCTCGCAGGGCGCACAGGTCCGGTTCGCCGTCCAGGGCGGCAGCGAGGTCGAGGTCTTCACGACGCGTCCCGACACGCTCTTCGGTGCGACGTTCGTCGTCGTGGCGCCCGAGCACCCGCTGCTCGACGAGGTCCCGTCGACGTGGCCCGACGGCACGCACGCGGCGTGGACCGGCGGGCACCGCACGCCCGTCGACGCCGTCGCGGCGTACCGCGCGGAGTCCGCCGCCAAGACGGCCGTCGAGCGCCAGGCCGACGCGGGCCGCAAGACAGGCGTGTTCACCGGCCACCTGGCCGCGAACCCGGTCAACGGCGAGCTGCTGCCGGTCTTCACCGCCGACTACGTCCTCATGGGCTACGGCACGGGCGCGATCATGGCGGTCCCCGGCGGCGACGAGCGCGACTTCGCGTTCGCGCAGGCGTTCGAGCTGCCGGTCGTCTACACCGTCGACGCCCCCGACGGCACGCCGGAGGGCGCGCGCACGGGGGACGGCTCGATCATCAACTCGTCGAACGACGAGATCTCGCTCGACGGCCTGGCGGTCCCCGAGGCGAAGGCCGCGATCATCGCCTGGCTCGAGCAGCACGGCATCGGCGAGGGCACGGTCACCTACCGCCTGCGCGACTGGCTGTTCAGCCGGCAGCGCTACTGGGGCGAGCCGTTCCCGATCGTCTACGACGAGCACGACCTGCCCGTCGCCCTGCCCGCCGACGCGCTGCCCGTCACGCTGCCCGACGTCCCCGACTACGCGCCCCGCACGTTCGCGCCCGACGACGCGCAGTCGTCGCCCGAGGCGCCGCTGGGCCGCAACGACGAGTGGGTCACGCTCACGCTCGACCTGGGCGACGGCCCGAAGCAGTACCGCCGCGACACCAACACCATGCCCAACTGGGCCGGGTCGTGCTGGTACTACCTGCGCTACCTCGACCCGACGAACGACCAGCAGCTCGTCGACCCCGCGCTCGAGCGGTACTGGATGGGCCCCGGTCACGGCGCGCAGCCGGCGGACTCGGTCGGCGGCGTCGACCTGTACGTCGGCGGTGTCGAGCACGCCGTCCTGCACCTGCTGTACGCCCGCTTCTGGCACAAGGTGCTGTTCGACCTCGGCCACGTGTCGAGCGCCGAGCCGTTCCACCGGCTCTTCAACCAGGGCTACATCCAGGCCGACGCGTTCCGCGACGAGCGGCTCATCCCCGTGCCCGTGGTCGAGGTCGTCGAGGACGCGGCGTCGCCGACGGGGTACACCTGGAACGGCAGCCCCGTCACGCGCGAGTACGGGAAGATGGGCAAGTCCCTGAAGAACGCCGTCACGCCCGACGAGATGTACGCCGAGTACGGCGCCGACACGCTGCGCGTGTACGAGATGTCGATGGGCCCGCTCGACCAGTCCCGCCCGTGGGAGACCCGTGCGGTCGTCGGGTCGCAGCGGTACCTGCAGCGGCTGTGGCGCAACGTCGTCGACGAGACGACCGGTGCGCTCGTCGTGACGGACGACGCGCCGTCGACCGAGACCCTGCGCGTCCTGCACCGCACGATCGCCGACGTCACCGCGGACATGGAGGCCCTGCGCCTCAACACCGCGATCGCCAAGCTCATCGTGCTGAACAACCATCTCACGACGCTCGACGCGGCCCCGCGCGCGGCCGTCGAGGCGCTCGTCCTCATGACCGCGCCCGTCGCGCCGCACGTCGCCGAGGAGCTGTGGCAGCGGCTCGGTCACG
The sequence above is a segment of the Cellulomonas fimi genome. Coding sequences within it:
- a CDS encoding metallophosphoesterase family protein; protein product: MSTAPDETPEGTGARDDGERRRGGPSPRTWRRVAVVVAGVLVALVVGVTTASVELSLGPHEARYDVTTDDAVTIDLGPVGTLQIDSPLPLTLGLRVTVQEIPAAVTELDQATTLQALNGDLRSYLAFFSAPQAAVEDVARALVADALGRAAVTFALLTAAWWLGRWVLGPARRGELAATLRPHGRAIAGGTVAVVVLGTVLTASVSERDQPDASRPASAVFDDTPLEGARVTGRLGGVIDTYGGYVVDAYRENQAFYARARTALDDAWDATQPVLDAQDARAPLTASPTPSGDADGADEAEEPVVLVVVSDLHCNVGMAPLIATVVERSGADVLLDAGDTTMNGTGVEQYCVTTFARAVPDGVELVTSPGNHDSAETSAVYARSGARVLDGSVVEVDGVRILGDHDPAQTRVGTGTTAGEESAQDVAERLTQTACDDEDGVDLLLIHTPRVGTPVLTSGCVPAQVSGHMHQRMGPAVVGQGVQYVSSSTAGATLGQPTVGPLNGTAEMTVLRWDPGTRRVVDYQLVQVRPDGSASVSPWLQWPTPAPTPMPRGGANHPSPM
- a CDS encoding D-alanyl-D-alanine carboxypeptidase family protein gives rise to the protein MGEQVGAAPARTRGRRAAAVVAAVLAVVASVLLGAVPADAASGQDRLLAGETLEPGHGLVSADGTQTLVVQPDGDLGLYDAEGVPRWTAGATVPGARLTVTAEGDVVLVAPDGATAWSTGTAGAAGAALVVRDDGDLVVEAPDGSVVWESGTAALPSILTPGGELGPGEALTSPDGRHTLQVLDDGDVVLLGPDASTRWSAGTHEPGSSLVLREDGNLVVADPDGRRWWRSRTAGHPGATLVVQDDGDVVLWDPDGTPLWSSQTAIGPARLDAGAPLATGQDLGSPDGRLRLRLDESALALTYDGRVVWSAPTATGPGARLLVQDDGNLVLSGADGTPLWSTATAGGPGSSLRLEDGAVLLLAATGQELWRVDVPAELLVRRAELATDCTTVDAPVAETDTVVTTTGVRVHPCLAAAVDELILAARADGIDLHAWGWRSGEQQIALRAKNCGASGVCYPPTAPPGTSRHERGLALDFTVGGGVVQRGSAAHLWLIEHAPAAGLENLPSEAWHWSVDGW
- a CDS encoding metal-dependent transcriptional regulator — encoded protein: MSSQPTPPLTAVTQDYLKVVWSAQEWSTQPVTTKMLAARLGVGASTVSETVRRLADTGYLTHQPYGAVELTAEGRRHALAMVRRHRLVETFLVEVLGYGWDEVHDEAEVLEHAVSDLFVERIDAQLGHPRRDPHGDPIPGPDGSLDTPEARVLWEAEPGRWAVARISDADPELLRYVESVGLVLDAPVEVVERRTVAGVVSVRAGEGPDAGGVDLGEVAARAIWLVAQS
- a CDS encoding MFS transporter, which encodes MVLTPARTRAALLALALGGFGIGTTEFATMGLLPEIAADLGVSIPTAGHAITAYALGVVAGAPVLAALGARADRRRLLLVLMVAFTVGNVLSAFAPTAETLVLARFVAGLPHGAFFGVGAVMGTAVVGPERRGRAVASMMAGLTVACAVGVPLSAVVGTAVGWRWAFVGVGVLGILTLAALRAWTPTLPPLPGATVRTELAALRNRRLWIAFGAGAVGFGGMFAVYSYVKPLLTEVTGLDVGAVPLVLALYGVGMTAGTLLGGRLADRSVLGTVVGGMVATIVVLVAIALVGAYPVPAVAAIVMLGVTSQVLGLSLQTRLMDVSPAAPSLGAALCHSALNLGNAAGAFFGGLVIAAGLGYLAPAWVGAGLTALGLLVVLTVGRSAPPAAPAEAVARGTSAPAARAEEGARDLAPELSAR
- a CDS encoding helicase HerA-like domain-containing protein is translated as MGDTPDVARLAAVEAEAARAAAEAARLEAAAARAEAQALEAEVAALRAAAGQGPGTTTTPPAAPPTATAAAPTDARPPDASPVGVDTADATPAAGPGPAAPPDVEPDTEPERVRAVREGYTFTGPTLDLGVLVENGTPVPSARVGVPLGLLNRHALVAGATGTGKTRTLQLMAEQLSSAGVPTFVADVKGDLTGLAVAGAASDRLTERTRALGQDWSPASFPVELYALGGLGQGVPVRTTVTDFGPLLLAKVLGLNATQESSLGLVFHWADQQGLALLDLADLRAALQWLTSEDGKAELEGIGGLSKATAGVILREIVALQGQGADAFFGEPAFEVEDLLRTAADGRGVVSALELPGVQDRPALFSTFLMWLLAELFEVLPEVGDPEKPRLVFFFDEAHLLFADASDDFLAQVVRTVRLIRSKGVGIVFVTQSPKDVPPDVLGQLGSRVQHALRAFTPDDAKALRAAARTYPTSTYDLERVLQDLATGEAVVTVLGERGAPTPVAWTRLLAPRASMDAAPGSTVASLVAASPAATRYGVTVDRESAAELLTARLERAEADRAAAREQAAAEKERAAAEKEAARREREAARERPAPRRSSRSSSDPLDSFLRSAGTQLGREITRTLFGTRRRR
- the leuS gene encoding leucine--tRNA ligase — protein: MTSQDTSAPAPTSPSGEVPFRYTAALAQEIELRWQDEWQRRGTFFAANPVGELTDGEGRLAQAGSRPFFVMDMFPYPSGAGLHVGHPLGYIATDVVARFRRMQGDNVLHALGFDAFGLPAEQYAVETGQHPRTTTEANIEIMQRQLRRLGLAHDARRSFATIDPDYVRWTQWIFLQIFESWYDEDAVRPDGGRGAARPVADLVAAYEAGRALPEGVDGVAEGATWADLDAVTRRRVVDSQRLAYVSETPVNWCPGLGTVLANEEVTADGRSERGNFPVFQRNLRQWNMRITAYADRLADDLEHIDWPDKVRSMQRNWIGRSQGAQVRFAVQGGSEVEVFTTRPDTLFGATFVVVAPEHPLLDEVPSTWPDGTHAAWTGGHRTPVDAVAAYRAESAAKTAVERQADAGRKTGVFTGHLAANPVNGELLPVFTADYVLMGYGTGAIMAVPGGDERDFAFAQAFELPVVYTVDAPDGTPEGARTGDGSIINSSNDEISLDGLAVPEAKAAIIAWLEQHGIGEGTVTYRLRDWLFSRQRYWGEPFPIVYDEHDLPVALPADALPVTLPDVPDYAPRTFAPDDAQSSPEAPLGRNDEWVTLTLDLGDGPKQYRRDTNTMPNWAGSCWYYLRYLDPTNDQQLVDPALERYWMGPGHGAQPADSVGGVDLYVGGVEHAVLHLLYARFWHKVLFDLGHVSSAEPFHRLFNQGYIQADAFRDERLIPVPVVEVVEDAASPTGYTWNGSPVTREYGKMGKSLKNAVTPDEMYAEYGADTLRVYEMSMGPLDQSRPWETRAVVGSQRYLQRLWRNVVDETTGALVVTDDAPSTETLRVLHRTIADVTADMEALRLNTAIAKLIVLNNHLTTLDAAPRAAVEALVLMTAPVAPHVAEELWQRLGHDRSLAHEPFPVADPAYLVEETVTCVLQVQGKVRGRVEVGVDVSDDELTALALADPGVQRALAGRDVRTVVVRAPRLVNVVPA